From one Humulus lupulus chromosome 8, drHumLupu1.1, whole genome shotgun sequence genomic stretch:
- the LOC133795070 gene encoding uncharacterized protein LOC133795070 → MKEHRGSLLRLPYGRRSLSFLLHEDKLRACGLLGQGQSTSDWSSKKYERWEEVPLPTGILPPRRKRKTPLPIRSRSPRSGNEANDEASGSDSDGGKTLPTSRMWSPTLLKHRPNRLVSCPQDRYHFYIWSWVDDCVHRFDSGLGKYDTMYTTDETWNGIAVQYGTNDYRDLSRLSPTYREGPPPASSEDGGISWSPSSISGESSSNMDSDLDALIDNAGAKRSKRPRARGLTTSQPGKSSKRSRKTPPPPPPASSSAAASTGQANVPTTIPPSQPRS, encoded by the exons atgaaggagcacagagggagcctgctccgactcccttatggcaggaggtctctttcatttctgttacatgaggacaagcttcgagcttgtggcttgttgggacagggccagtcaacctctgactggtccagtaaaaaatacgaacgctgggaggaagtgcctctgcccacaggcatccttcctccgaggaggaaAAGGAAAAcacctctcccaattcgctcgagaagtccgcggtcaggGAACGAGGCAAATGATGAAGCCTCGGGTTCGGACTctgatggaggtaaaacccttcctacttcgcgaatgtggtctcccactttattaaaacacaggcccaatagactagtctcgtgcccacaggatagatatcacttctatatatggagttgggtagatgactgtgtccataggtttgatagtgggctcgggaaatatgacactatgtataccacagACGAGacgtggaatgggatagctgtgcagtatgggaccaatgactatagggacctttcgaggttatcaccaacttatagggaaggccctccccccgcctcttctgaagacgggggaatttcatggtccccaagctcgatctcgggggaaagttcca gcaacatggactccgacctcgacgccctcatcgacaatgcgggtgccaagaggagcaagcgccccagggcaaggggactgacaaccagtcagcctgggaaaagctccaagagatccaggaaaacgcctcctcctcccccgccggcttcgagctctgctgctgcgtcgactggccaggcTAACGTccccacgacgataccaccctcgcag CCCAGAAGCTAA
- the LOC133793506 gene encoding uncharacterized protein LOC133793506, whose protein sequence is MSRIGQSYGNFEAPQWQCLTGTRDRTVLYEKSIEHTAAALAFTAQLNYELNNEVHTSRTLAQEERDLHLKANDDLKAVNTKLEAVVKEREEMAKELGKLKNELEEQKKDNIQLRETNKKLEEDKAVTLDLMEDIKTRLTAEFKEKKETAVDSAMYRMWAYNEELDTSFLGPLEASFLERWNARLEKEEADQLEKDKATPSTVSEGAQEDSHAIRPEGSGATDAEKAKETPLL, encoded by the exons atgtcccggattggccagagctacggcaattttgaggctcctcagtggcagtgtctaactggcactcgggaccgcactgtcctgtacgagaagagtatcgagcacactgccgcg gctcttgctttcactgcccagcttaattacgagctgaacaacgaggtccatacgagcaggaccctcgcccaagaggagagggacctccaccttaaagCGAATGACGACCTGAAGGCAgtgaatactaagctcgaggcagtggttaaggagcgtgaggaaatggccaaggagctcggaaagctgaaaaacgaactcgaggagcaGAAGAAAgacaacatccagcttcgggagaccaacaagaagctcgaggaagacaaggccgtcaccctcgacctcatggaggatatcaaaacccgccttactgctgagttcaaagaaaaaaaggaaacggcggtcgattcagccatgtaccggatgtgggcctataacgaagaactggacaccagttttttgggtcccctcgaggcgtccttcctcgaacgatggaatgcccggctcgagaaggaagaggctgaccagctcgagaaggataaagCTACTCCGAGTactgtttcggagggagctcaggaggatagtcatgctattcgtcctgaggggtccggtgccactgatgctgagaaggccaaggagactcctcttctttga